TGTGATGTAAGAAAGCAAATGGCACTGTGCTCCAAATATGATTTTAACATCAGGAAAGAATGATCTTAATATGTCTTTGTAGCAGTACAGTGTTGTATTGCTCTGCAATATATACTGTTCACCTCTTCCCCTCCCACATTCCTGCTGCTACCAGGGTGGAGTCGTGTCACTTGTGGTGCTGGAAGAAtcaagcagcagctctgcatttctgCCAGAAGCCCTGTTTTCTCAATTTCACATATTGTTCCATAGAGAAACAATGGAAACGTCACAGCAGCGAGTCGAGCTGCGCTCCGCAGAAATCTGTACTGAGTTTAGTTTGAAGGAAACTGTGAAATAAGCAATTAAAGGGGTTAAAACTCTGCATTATGTGGAGCATGCCGAATCTGAATGCTGCTCTACTGTGAGCATGGAAGACGTTGTACCTTCATTTGCTGCTGTGATCTGTTCCCAATCTCAGCTGTGCTGCGCCTGTCTTTTACATTCCAAGTTCTGcagaacactgattttttttatatatataaaataaatgtttgtacTGACTTTAAACAAGAGACCTCAACCCTAGTGAGGCCTTCAGCATGTGCAGGAATGAAAATAATGTGTAATTCCAGAAGACTGTGTTCAGatctctcttttatttcatgctGACCTAGATTTGGGCTCTGCTGACTTGTTAGAGCTATGCAAGTGCTTATTGCACTGTATTCCTGCTAAGTGTCTTCCATTCCATTTTGATGTAAAATGCACAGATTAGTATAACGTGGGCTTTTATGACACTGTTTGAGTCTGACCAGTGTCAGAAGTGAGAGATGTGTGTGTGAAGCTCAGCAAATTGTGTTTAATTAGTGACCTTTCCACCAGACTGAAACCACGGGCACCCCAGGGGAGATGAGGGAAATAATAAACTGTCCTGAAGTACTGCCAAGTTAATagcattcatttcagaaaaaacaaaacaaccacagtaaaacaatgtttttaatTCATGTAACTCAGTAAAATCCTATTCCTCAAAGACAATCCATCTTACTGTCATTCCTTTGAAAATGTCTGAATATACTTCATGCTGCTCTAAGGAAATGTATCCAATTCCCTAAAGTTTCTTCCGTTCTCAGCATCCTTAAACAATTTCTATATGGACAGaaaatttccactgaaataaagaaaaaatgttcatcGTCTGTTCATCGTCCAGTCATGGCTTCTAACTAAAAGTACTTATTGATTCTCTGCCCATATTGCTTTTATGGAAAAGATTAATGAACGGAGCTGGGCAAAATGgaaatttgttttgcaaaacGTGTAGGACTGAAGTGAAAAAGATGCGTAGAAGTTTTGCTGAAATCACTTAAAGGTGAGCAAAGAACTCATTTGAAGTTGACAGCATGAAAAATGCTGTGTTGttcaatagaaaaaaagtgttttctttcagtgctcaTCAGCAAGAGCTCAGCTGCTAAGTACAGACGAGCCAGCTAAGCATAGCCTGGGTGGGGAACTGAAGATTTCTGAACTCTGCACACCTTGGCTGTGATACATACACGTTGGTGGAGGTGGCAGTGAGGTTCAGACACAGAACAGTGCAATGGCAGCAGGAGCAACCCATATTCAGGATCAGCAAGGCATTTTAGTAATGAATTTTCATGAGATAGAAGGCAGAAATCTTAATCGTTATCTTAATCCTTTCttacttttatattttctgtccttttgaTATACACtgtgtttgtctgttttgtcCAATATAATTGTTCAACAGAACTTTTTAGGATTCTATTCAGCAAGCAAACGCTTAGCTACAATGAAAAGATGCTCTGTTGGACAGTTCTAGAATATAATTTTCCCTTCATCATTGAATTAGACTACCCTTTGAGAAATGTTCTGAATAATCAGTAGGGAGCATGTAATGGTCGTTCTTATGGAAGATATGCAACTGAGAATATTTGTAGAGTTGTctaattgatttcttttttaatctttaacATAATCTGTTTCATACAGAATTCTTAGTGATTGATGTCCCGTTATAAACTTGGTATTATGAGGTCAAAGTGGAACGTATTGACTGCTTAGGGCAGACAGGAGCAGCCTTGATGTCTCGTGGAGAGGAAGCTATGTGccattgttttttcctctgggaAATTAGTAAAAATAGAACATAGGAAACAAAACTTAATATGAACATGCAGTTGCTGAAGCACTGGCCAAATTGTAAGGGAATTTATTGTAAAGGGACATTAGaaattcactgttttctgtttgtttccacAGGATTACCTCCTGAAACTGTTCCTGTAACTGATGTGTCACACAGTGAGACAGTTGAAGAAAGCCCTTTCCGTCCCCCTTGCCATTCTTTTTCCACCGTCTTCGATGAGGACAAGCCAATAGCCAGCAGTGGAACTTACAACTTGGACTTTGATAACATTGAGCTGGTTGATTCTCTCCACGCCTTAGGGCCGAGCTCTCCAGAATTGAAGAGTCGTGACCCCAAAGCGAATGTTCGAAGAAAATCTACTGATTCAGTGCCAGTTTCCAAATCTACGTTATCTCGGTCTCTTAGCTTGCAAGCTAGTGATTTTGATGGAGCATCCTACCTTGGCAACAGTGAGACATTAGCGCCGACAGCAGATGCTTATGGTACTGGTTCAAGCAGTGCTTCCAGTACCCTTAAGCGAACAAAGAAATCCAGGCCCGCttccttaaaaaagaaacagccagCAAAAAAATCCCTGGATGCTCCGCTGGTGAAGGAAGCGCCACAAGAGCCTCCTGACCTTGGCCAAGCAGCTTCTGCAGGTGAGGAGAAACCAGCACCTGAAGCAAAAGCTGACTCAGTAAAACCCAAGTATACTGACCCTTCTAAAACCTCTGCTGAGAAACAGGAGGCCTCTGCTGTGCCTGAGGGATCCTACCCTTTGGATCCAGATAATTTGGAAGGGATTAGTGCTTTtagcactggaggcagcaaaGTGCAAAACTCGCCCCCTGCCAATAAGAAAACACTACCTCTTACACCTGCACCGGAGGCTGGGGAGGTGACTCCGTCGGACACTGGGGGACAGGAGGACCTTCCAGCCAAAGGCGTTGCGGTGAGGCTGGAATTTGATTATTCGGAAGAAAAAGGGATTGGTGAAGAGCAACAGGAGAGCACTCCTCCTCCTAAAAAAGCAGGTAAAAAGCCTGGTGCTAAAATGCCACTACGGAGGCCAAAGACTAAAAAGCCAGTGGAAAAGCTTGACAACGCTCCGACCACACCGACAAAGACACCCACTGATCCAAACGAAATCCCTATCACAAAAGGATCTTACACTTTTGATATTGATAAGTGGGATGATCCCAATTTTAACCCGTTCTCCTCTAGTACAAAAATGCAAGAATCTCCCAAACTGCCTCAACAAACGTACAGTTTTGAGCCAGACATGTGCGAGGACTCCATTGACCCTTTCAAGTCTTCTTCTAAGATTGCCAACTCACCCACTAAATCTCCAGCCTCCTTTGAGATACCAGCCAGTGCCAACGAAACAAACGGAACTGATGGAGACAACTTGAATAAACCCGCAAAAAAGAAGAAGACGCCACTAAAGACGTAAGTTAAAGGGCTCAGATGTTTGTGGATTTGAAGCAGCACACTCCTACCCATAGCGTAGTTAGAGCAGTTTTGTCTTTGacaagggaaaggaagatgCTGTTGAGTGCTGTTTACTGGACTCATGTCTGTACACGCTTTCCCTCAGCCTGTTACCTTGGTAGCTTGGCATTTCCAGATCAAAAGGGAGAACCAGCAGTGAATCAATCCTGATGAGGTCGCTGGTCCGAGAATTGAGTTTTTGAATTTTGGGGTCCAGTGTAGCTTTGAATCTGATTAAGTCCAAATTTTATCAATTTTGTGTCAAATTTTTTGGTGAGCTCATTTTGGAATTTGAAACTGTTTAAGATGATTCACGCCAGTCAAGAGTATTCTATGAACCATAGTTTTTGAGTGAGGAATGAAACAGTAAGACAAGAATAAATCCTCTATTGCACACGGCAAGTTTTATCCAGTGACTTACAGTATTTTGGTAAAACTGGACAATTTAAAGATTATGTGGTTAATGTAAAGCCTGCAAAGAATGTCTTCCCTAAAGGAGTAGGGAGGTTGAAACCAACATGCAGAAGTCTGACTGCAAGAGAGGAACAACTTGAGTTGTACTTGGGAAAAGAGGGGAATTTTTATGTCACCAGACCCTAAAGTCCAATATTTACAGAAAGCCAGAGCCTCCTTGTGTTGTCCAGGAGCTGGACCCCTGGTAGAAGCTTCTTGGGCCCACCCATCTGCTCTGAATATCAGAACCAATTCCAAAGTTGTTAATTTCGAGGCGATGTGAATTTAAAAAGAGTTTGTAGGTttctgtaatcttttttttcaggagGTTTATAAGAATTTTCTGCCCTTGTTTGGGACTTCTTTCACGGCATTATAATAGATAtctgctcactgcagccctATAACCTACTTTTGCAAGTGGTTTCTAACAAAGAGGATCTGCATGTTAATGCGCAGCGCTGCCTGCAGCTCTAACACTTTCTAGAAGAAAATTGGCCTAAAGCTTGCTAGAGGATGCTGTGGGAGGCAGTGGCTATATTTGTCTCTGCCTGTCACTGCTCTCTCTGTCACAAGGCCCCTTGGTGTGACTCTTCTATGGGATCCAGGGTAGGAGAACTCAGCCTGGGCAAAGATACTGCCTGTTGGACCCTCCTTTGTGGTGCCTCCTCAATAGGGTAGGAGAGAGAAGCCAGTGCAAAACACTGCTCTGAGCTGTTGACAGGTGTTGGAATTAGAAAAGATACTGTAATATATCCAAATTAAAGAATTTTGCCAAGCcaggctttttgttgttgtttgcttgtttgttttctgttgagagttgcagaaataaaattccaTGGGCTAGATTGAGAGCGTGTTCATTGTACAGAAAGACTGTTGTTGTTAGGTGAGAATTATGGGAGGCGAAGAAGCCAGGCATGAGTGTAAGTCATTGCTAAGTGTGCACTACTATGTGCTGTACACATGGAAACACGAGGTTTCTAGAATGGACGTCAGCTTGATGCAAATCACTCTCTGGTCACGTGC
This portion of the Meleagris gallopavo isolate NT-WF06-2002-E0010 breed Aviagen turkey brand Nicholas breeding stock chromosome 8, Turkey_5.1, whole genome shotgun sequence genome encodes:
- the LOC104912084 gene encoding transforming acidic coiled-coil-containing protein 2-like isoform X2; protein product: MCNKPVCLLFEKGYGEILHFQIQLVSSKHESSLYSLVLPVKGNSLSHVFPRSSDSEEAFETPESTTPVKAPPSPPQPPPDTAVAIVADIAEQEIKPQLPLEDTGLPPETVPVTDVSHSETVEESPFRPPCHSFSTVFDEDKPIASSGTYNLDFDNIELVDSLHALGPSSPELKSRDPKANVRRKSTDSVPVSKSTLSRSLSLQASDFDGASYLGNSETLAPTADAYGTGSSSASSTLKRTKKSRPASLKKKQPAKKSLDAPLVKEAPQEPPDLGQAASAGEEKPAPEAKADSVKPKYTDPSKTSAEKQEASAVPEGSYPLDPDNLEGISAFSTGGSKVQNSPPANKKTLPLTPAPEAGEVTPSDTGGQEDLPAKGVAVRLEFDYSEEKGIGEEQQESTPPPKKAGKKPGAKMPLRRPKTKKPVEKLDNAPTTPTKTPTDPNEIPITKGSYTFDIDKWDDPNFNPFSSSTKMQESPKLPQQTYSFEPDMCEDSIDPFKSSSKIANSPTKSPASFEIPASANETNGTDGDNLNKPAKKKKTPLKTDTFRVKKSPKRSPLSDPPSQDPTPLPTPETPPVISAVVHATDEEKLAVTSQKWTCMTVDLSTDKQDYPQPSDLSTFVNETKFSSPTEGMLYSGLSASSWCYFGEL
- the LOC104912084 gene encoding transforming acidic coiled-coil-containing protein 2-like isoform X1 — translated: MCNKPVCLLFEKGYGEILHFQIQLVSSKHESSLYSLVLPVKGNSLSHVFPRSSDSEEAFETPESTTPVKAPPSPPQPPPDTAVAIVADIAEQEIKPQLPLEDTGLPPETVPVTDVSHSETVEESPFRPPCHSFSTVFDEDKPIASSGTYNLDFDNIELVDSLHALGPSSPELKSRDPKANVRRKSTDSVPVSKSTLSRSLSLQASDFDGASYLGNSETLAPTADAYGTGSSSASSTLKRTKKSRPASLKKKQPAKKSLDAPLVKEAPQEPPDLGQAASAGEEKPAPEAKADSVKPKYTDPSKTSAEKQEASAVPEGSYPLDPDNLEGISAFSTGGSKVQNSPPANKKTLPLTPAPEAGEVTPSDTGGQEDLPAKGVAVRLEFDYSEEKGIGEEQQESTPPPKKAGKKPGAKMPLRRPKTKKPVEKLDNAPTTPTKTPTDPNEIPITKGSYTFDIDKWDDPNFNPFSSSTKMQESPKLPQQTYSFEPDMCEDSIDPFKSSSKIANSPTKSPASFEIPASANETNGTDGDNLNKPAKKKKTPLKTMVEDVMSVCSLFDTFRVKKSPKRSPLSDPPSQDPTPLPTPETPPVISAVVHATDEEKLAVTSQKWTCMTVDLSTDKQDYPQPSDLSTFVNETKFSSPTEGMLYSGLSASSWCYFGEL